In Labilibaculum sp. DW002, one DNA window encodes the following:
- a CDS encoding phosphatase PAP2 family protein has protein sequence MKNIRFLLILIVILSFQLKTFSQSQDSIPYFKHSKNILNPGLGKEVFSKKNLIVFGSLLGGAFLMDEWASNTIQDNQSSFASKYTNFFNEFGEKKMVAPSILAVWAIGTVIKDERLSTTALNSGKALLTGAILTEGIKIIAGRSRPDQNKGNMHFDAFGGTNNNTKSFPSGHAFVAWAVFTPFAEEYSKWIYAIPASVSLARMYRNRHWFSDVVLGGGIGYFAGLYFHKRKNQRVLFNGNGIVIKF, from the coding sequence GTGAAGAACATTCGGTTTCTACTTATTCTCATAGTTATTCTATCTTTTCAGCTAAAGACTTTTAGCCAATCTCAAGATTCTATTCCCTATTTCAAGCACTCAAAAAACATTCTGAATCCAGGTTTAGGAAAAGAAGTCTTTTCGAAGAAGAATTTAATTGTTTTCGGTAGTTTGTTAGGTGGGGCTTTTTTAATGGATGAGTGGGCAAGTAATACAATACAAGACAACCAAAGTTCTTTTGCTAGCAAATACACCAATTTCTTTAATGAGTTTGGTGAAAAAAAAATGGTTGCACCGTCAATTCTTGCTGTATGGGCTATCGGGACGGTAATTAAAGATGAAAGACTCTCAACGACAGCTTTAAACTCAGGAAAAGCATTGTTAACAGGTGCTATTTTGACCGAAGGAATCAAAATAATTGCAGGAAGATCCAGACCTGATCAAAACAAAGGAAATATGCATTTTGATGCTTTTGGAGGAACCAACAACAACACCAAATCATTTCCATCAGGACATGCATTTGTAGCATGGGCAGTATTCACACCTTTTGCCGAAGAATATAGCAAATGGATTTATGCAATTCCTGCTTCGGTTAGTTTAGCCCGAATGTATCGTAATCGCCACTGGTTTTCCGATGTTGTTTTAGGAGGAGGAATTGGCTACTTTGCAGGCCTTTATTTTCACAAAAGAAAAAACCAACGTGTCCTTTTCAATGGAAATGGAATTGTAATAAAATTTTAA
- a CDS encoding MFS transporter, translated as MSLTSVFKKFPKTFWVANTIELFERWAWYGFFMLFANYLTGSSDVGGLEFSQAQKGMLMGIGTGILYFLPVITGAIADKYGYKKVLFIAFVIYTSAFILLPMFDTFTGVFIMYLYLALGAALFKPVISATIAKTTTDETASIGFGIFYMMVNIGAFFGPMVTLLFKNSSYNLVFYISAGIVAINFILLLFYKEPDRKPNNDTLSTSISNVFKNIGLVIVDFKFMIFLLIIAGFWTMYNQLFFTLPVFIAQWVDTSVVYDFFHNFMPFFSENYGTHDGQMEAEFITNFDAMFIIIFQIIVSTIVMKWQPLKTMMTGFLVCAIGMSLTLFTQNVLFTFAAIYIFAIGEMAGSPKITEYIGRIAPADKKALYMGYSFIPVFLGNVFAGFISGNVYQNMSDKTTFVKQEVAKRGLEISESLSQNEYFNQAAASMNMNPNELTNYLWTSYNPSKIWYVILAIGLFAVVALYFYDRLLLNKKA; from the coding sequence ATGAGCTTAACAAGTGTCTTTAAAAAATTCCCTAAAACCTTTTGGGTTGCAAATACCATTGAATTATTCGAGCGTTGGGCCTGGTATGGCTTTTTTATGCTTTTCGCGAATTACCTTACCGGATCTTCAGATGTAGGGGGACTAGAATTCTCTCAAGCGCAAAAAGGTATGCTTATGGGAATCGGCACAGGAATTCTCTATTTTCTTCCCGTAATTACTGGAGCTATTGCCGATAAATATGGATACAAAAAAGTATTGTTCATCGCATTTGTCATATACACTTCCGCCTTTATCTTGTTACCTATGTTCGATACATTTACTGGCGTATTTATCATGTATCTCTATTTGGCATTAGGAGCAGCACTTTTTAAACCTGTAATATCGGCAACCATCGCCAAAACTACCACCGACGAGACTGCCTCAATCGGATTTGGTATCTTTTACATGATGGTAAACATTGGAGCATTTTTTGGCCCAATGGTAACACTGTTATTCAAAAATTCTTCATATAACTTAGTTTTTTACATCTCTGCAGGTATTGTTGCAATAAACTTTATACTGCTGCTATTCTACAAAGAACCAGATCGTAAACCTAACAATGACACATTGAGCACTTCAATCTCTAATGTATTTAAAAACATCGGTCTGGTAATCGTTGATTTTAAATTCATGATATTTTTACTCATTATAGCAGGTTTTTGGACCATGTACAACCAATTATTTTTTACCCTGCCTGTATTTATAGCACAATGGGTTGACACATCGGTTGTTTATGACTTTTTCCACAACTTCATGCCATTCTTTAGTGAAAATTACGGCACCCATGACGGCCAAATGGAGGCAGAATTTATCACAAATTTCGATGCGATGTTCATCATCATATTTCAGATTATTGTATCTACAATTGTTATGAAATGGCAGCCACTTAAAACAATGATGACAGGATTTTTGGTTTGTGCAATTGGAATGTCACTTACTCTTTTCACCCAAAATGTTCTCTTTACATTTGCCGCAATCTACATCTTCGCAATTGGTGAGATGGCTGGATCTCCAAAAATTACGGAGTACATCGGACGAATTGCTCCTGCTGATAAAAAAGCTCTTTACATGGGTTATTCATTTATTCCAGTATTCCTTGGAAATGTATTTGCCGGTTTTATTTCTGGTAATGTTTATCAGAATATGTCTGACAAAACAACATTTGTGAAACAAGAAGTTGCTAAAAGAGGTTTGGAAATCTCTGAAAGTCTTTCCCAAAATGAATACTTCAATCAGGCTGCTGCATCTATGAATATGAATCCGAATGAATTAACGAATTATTTATGGACTTCATATAATCCAT